From the Temnothorax longispinosus isolate EJ_2023e chromosome 6, Tlon_JGU_v1, whole genome shotgun sequence genome, one window contains:
- the Rbcn-3a gene encoding dmX-like protein 2 isoform X1: MNCHQILSGACNAGDRCYAVGSVEGISFTAYAAGCNIVILANNFERVQIIPGAVHNYIRISCLDCSTDTGKIAAAYENQVCIFEPTPLIHSTCSHQLEYRWVQTGSLQTESNITSLSWNLEGTRLLTGGELLQLWHQNIMPFQEEHSILPTATKPKTLQTEEVSTAGNNHNVTANTSQDPGTVTFSIGGEAESPGPGDTSIPNDPGGWNCVWKCRTATPVHLMSFSPDGTLFATTGMNDRLVKIWFENKQLFPARSIDHTSFAQSVGSDNFSFVYVAHPRAVTHLSWRKTSKYMPKGSVSNMLVTSCRDNICRVWAETIPPEIEGLANMSQFEGSDRHGHHGKHRHHNMHKHRFMQRLKHMKTCFHIRRHAKQQHQAGHTAPTLPTLPSTYSVHDFHNSYQTSGHYPGMHFHLAASINAETDIPLVPSLITGDPEREPNFILHWLNNKEMHFTMQAENILQELTRKVVEKEEGLQHQQEAEHVEHDSEDECTPKKGVRLQTAQKPVVGGRSMSQEEHSSDEHHTAHTTSSHHSLAHSVHSHPSLSNTTSINSIATDATSTMNHAPDSLDTKIETLLRDWHHNPDLLFSIHPIDGSFLIWHIEWLDEYHPGSFRQAQISFSTRIPNAFPLGDASTMSHNVSMYSHNTGGPLLNIREVAKSSTKTSDPSEVATPLPSLIEQDEEQSTLTSKAGQELLKNMENTNDQNQTKTETNALENNKNGQDADLLAHPSPIVSMVSKHSNGTLNLWQLTFADKTKFSQVLSIGHACRASGHRFRVNDITCHPVLPLLVTTSHHNIPEFSGTQSTESNENLGIKHDSCKDKDIMSPTGFCSELILWRVDAVGPLSKSGGVSELARINSPEISAFSNVAWIPTLLPSTTLGNLSNSPSACFVASDGECLRVYQAVIDARTLLAEVSISERRSRMMDSMASLSTDMSSDDGVRHSIHDRIKIVSQQSTARPGCVIQLDAIADATHDWQNTQFLHVFQEQLITGERSDEKQPGIDTSANDLGLMESTLDAMVDLQQSTIFEEPFYIVVLERTQQGTTVHMWRLVIASQPETTGLSGSMMYVPDSHLVQDEDDEGTPGRLSHAEGRRSRRPSQTGGRSRRESQGDLDSTFLPRRHQNSHVLITTTKVCTQELPLPDGVEVIHAAPAAGHLSSSSIYPACFAPYIIVTACSDSTVRFWKCKVTKRPDEKLDYEWCEWEMTRKDQESTIDITGQPLNISAAYSGRIACAYKYGKSFTRPTKSDPDSRYVNLCVAIYECESTGGSEWILEDTIHLKNIHLPRIAVDQHLDLSYLYDSRFLQKKQRLTQVLQTLSHEDIRSSRNGENGDSTKAGLLAVPSFSTLQSLRKSIIENGNTCPLTQKHLVQLDWVSKEDGSHILTVGVGSKIMLFTPVCSDLAQANMKAMKESQSNNRPILRKTSSLAQPQFVDEIRWMKLRKIELTTADGLPPLPMQISWVRDGILVVGMDSEMHVYSQWKPNPKNDCFHSNLQHQESDEFQASRNLRDEDLRTLAHETSQRRLANVSSMPHLSRVSSINLTMLDAKKKRGIQNENLSFDYMPDYGLFEASRIACPVLPQYHPKQLMELLNSGKIRWVKAILAHLVRCIGSSCNLRADDESLVKQRGWSRSRTMSVSYMGTTSPLEPRGSTTQIPEELTLDYAEITSISPLPLWTLLMADKETNLPHQQNEDKHDYNKLFDSNLDEGESLDDMLDEDYERSRQKDRRSSVPERQGISHFGPRQGRLLSRLLTHTHLPGLSSLDQMHLLALADTVSTCNVDFAERFAIDAAKNAIAKENLTGIPDGETVSTDSLDDCGLRFLLAMKHYNYLIRCLPLAQRAQFQKQGVASNNLVWAFHSESEEELLGLIPSYAKGQPKWSVLKELGVGWWIRSNTVLKKCIDKIAKAAFQDKQDPLDAAIYYLAMKKKNLVWGLFRNKRDERMTAFFSNNFAENRWRKAALKNAFALLGKQRFDHAAAFFLLAGALKDAIDVCLNKLNDIQLAMVIVRLYENDTSSPNMRRLLYEEILGCDKDGQNQDMSRAHPDPFLRSMALWILKDHSGSLNTLLLTNVGHMHPQYDDESDKPEGTTANPNVFNFYVYLRTHPLLIRQYIASTAQDKKKGHSVVISGFSYGTETKRPDQPDKQLLLEDSITPLERQLYFTTAHAHFKAGCPALALEVLSKLPNKVMETNGEDSPSLLNSPSKARAQDAQIDTGIINWGNESNAVNNKDADVDWGTPSFDWSQSSNRVKGDKLELNWDDDETGEAEDADSPPMSMKLDKKEQDNSHKSETDNKDVAKSAGQLDIMAQQLKFVACLKILMEELSTLATGFEVDGGQLRYQLYVWLEREVDALRQLCSYSTNADGDMNNAAEYEGGMVDDVPPYKPGEQPTLHQILVAEKLDFEAKVQRAAKRKKWLKANETLLRTLLSYCSLHGASGGGLASVRMELVLLLQELQQEKTQQQLLSPLPFPTTLPLLSASVACNKTVVADPVRHLQSLAHDMLQTLVELRNPPMPNRNTHYCEVFIMRDLAVALSACIYQSLCDSDTFVMKHHQPDSFPVVAEVETTGGHLVASNRYHRRYSTDDGVCITTSPAKWPGVTNLRALLAREKDEDTPKLNILLCEAFVATYMSLFIYAMSSCDSHILYRLVGQHFDNNTWSSLFGGGVKKLLRVASTTNNQGGTTISVERTDSMTSDIQSTASGMWNTMTSLTKQRVKLNMKLLGQFTGQQPNMKEDKPTYREQFVSPQMSMISYFLMKPRIETEYADEIDYDSSDSAVSDLDSTDDEEDVFDTGSKPKSKPKDNTEHSNSNSYSWSVMRLAIVKILQKQLQDFMTVAGIEMQELPVSSPLIHGTLGIVALWQESLREELEFKGPPPANYIPGCAPDPSPTPGKPAIHKYRSLLEKGNTPFNTRLASAAPTNRLWCYLVRQEMVQDIFIRAVFGKRRSMSTILESSQSVVDGVHRGTGEDKGSDSGTTSLPEPVRIIHKEQDSISAFCLNQVNPGLMALATPREVQEMNISLLLELPSWLEDECEFDIINLNKQPDPEPVPPTSFLVIQTAADRPLLAQSPQQNSPQTHSGIASQSGRGASVMKGMPAFPGSHDLRFCQFVADRSKHLLKPILKHKIDGIRRISSHPLLPLYLTGSQDGSVSLWEWGHQTAVATPRAPGTFAKVTRVRFSQHGNKFGVADSDGQLSLFQVACREGTARPFFTYQCHSKVTSDFVFLGACSLVATAGHGSEGRNVALWDTLLPQNKSLVQGFMCHDQGASALILAPQHQLLISGGKKGDINIFDVRQRQQRQRFQAHESAIKCLALDPHEEFFVSGAGDGDIKIWGLTVHSLLYSFPSEHPRSSFFKNIGQGVTQLHVDSAGRLFSCGADGSMKVRQLPERDCVIQTLY; this comes from the exons ATGAATTGTCATCAGATACTGAGCGGTGCCTGTAATGCGGGCGATCGCTGCTACGCGGTCGGCTCCGTCGAGGGAATATCCTTCACC GCGTACGCAGCTGGCTGCAATATTGTGATTTTGGCCAATAATTTCGAACGAGTTCAAATAATTCCTGGAGCTGTGCACAATTACATCAGGATCAGCTGTCTGGACTGTAGTACAGATACGGGAAAAATAGCTGCAGCCTATGAAAACCAAGTCTGCATTTTCGAGCCAACGCCGCTTATACACAGCACCTGTTCACAT CAATTAGAATACAGATGGGTTCAAACAGGAAGTCTGCAAACAGAATCGAATATTACTTCTTTATCATGGAATTTAGAAGGGACAAGATTGTTAACAGGCGGCGAACTGTTACAATTATGGCATCAAAACATCATGCCATTTCAAGAAGAGCACT CAATATTACCTACTGCTACAAAGCCGAAAACATTACAAACGGAAGAAGTCAGCACGGCCGGAAATAATCATAATGTTACAGCAAATACTTCTCAGGATC ctGGTACGGTGACGTTCTCAATTGGAGGGGAAGCTGAGAGTCCTGGGCCTGGGGATACATCTATTCCAAATGATCCAGGCGGTTGGAATTGTGTATGGAAGTGTCGTACGGCTACACCAGTTCATCTTATGAGTTTTAGTCCCGACGGCACTCTGTTTGCAACAACAGGAATGAATGATAGATTGGTCAAAATATGGTTCGAAAACAAACAAT TATTTCCAGCAAGAAGCATAGATCATACAAGTTTTGCACAGTCCGTGGGTAGTGACAACTTTAGTTTTGTTTATGTCGCACATCCGCGCGCTGTAACGCATCTATCTTGGCGCAAGACAAGTAAATATATGCCAAA AGGCTCTGTATCCAATATGTTGGTCACATCGTGTCGTGATAATATTTGTCGAGTGTGGGCAGAAACGATACCACCTGAAATCGAAGGCTTAGCTAATATGAGTCAGTTTGAAGGCTCCGATAGGCATGGTCATCATGGCAAACATCGTCATCATAATATGCACAAACATCGATTTATGCAACGACTGAAACATATGAA AACATGTTTTCATATTCGGCGACATGCTAAGCAGCAACATCAAGCTGGCCATACAGCACCGACTTTACCAACGCTTCCATCTACATATTCTGTACACGATTTTCATAATAGTTATCAAACTTCTGGTCATTACCCAGGAATGCATTTCCACTTGGCAGCCAGTATCAACGCAGAAACTG ATATACCACTAGTACCAAGCCTAATTACTGGAGATCCCGAAAGAGAACCGAATTTTATTCTACACTGGCtaaataacaaagaaatgCACTTTACCATGCAAGCCGAAAACATACTGCAAGAGTTAACTCGTAAAGTAGTGGAGAAAGAGGAAGGTTTACAACATCAACAAGAAGCTGAACATGTGGAACATGATTCTGAGGATGAATGTACACCAA AAAAAGGAGTTCGGCTGCAAACAGCTCAGAAGCCAGTAGTCGGTGGCCGGTCAATGAGTCAAGAAGAGCACAGTAGTGACGAACATCATACTGCACATACTACCTCATCTCACCACAGTTTAGCACACAGTGTGCACTCTCATCCCAGTCTTag CAATACAACCTCCATTAATTCTATAGCGACGGATGCAACATCTACGATGAACCACGCGCCAGATTCGTTGGACACAAAGATAGAAACGTTGCTACGTGACTGGCACCACAATCCAGATTTGCTGTTTTCGATACATCCGATAGACGGAAGTTTCTTGATTTGGCATATTGAATGGTTGGACGAATATCATCCTGGGTCTTTTCGACAGGCACAAATTTCATTTTCCACTCGTATTCCGAACGCATTTCCGCTCGGCGACGCGTCGACAATGAGTCACAATGTATCAATGTACTCTCATAATACTGGTGGACCCTTATTGAATATTCGTGAAGTTGCAAAATCCTCGACTAAAACAAGCGATCCTAGTGAAGTCGCGACTCCCTTACCTAGTCTCATAGAACAAGATGAAGAGCAATCTACCTTGACCTCAAAAGCAGGTCAAGAACTActgaaaaatatggaaaatacgAATGATCAAAATCAAACAAAAACGGAAACTAACGCgttggaaaataataaaaatgggcAAGACGCGGATCTGTTGGCCCACCCTAGTCCGATTGTTTCTATGGTATCAAAGCACTCGAATGGTACTTTGAATTTATGGCAATTAACGTTTGCAGACAAAACGAAATTTTCACAGGTGTTGAGCATAGGGCATGCATGTAGAGCTTCCGGACATCGCTTCCGTGTAAACGACATTACTTGCCATCCTGTCTTACCTCTACTTGTAACAACCTCTCATCATAATATACCTGAGTTTTCTGGTACTCAATCAACGGAATCCAACGAAAACCTCGGCATTAAACACGATTCCTGTAAAGATAAGGATATCATGTCACCTACTGGATTTTGCAGCGAATTGATATTATGGCGCGTAGATGCCGTGGGGCCTCTGTCCAAGAGCGGTGGAGTTTCTGAATTGGCGCGTATCAATTCGCCCGAGATATCGGCGTTTAGTAATGTAGCCTGGATCCCGACATTATTGCCAAGCACAACACTGGGCAATTTATCCAATTCTCCCAGTGCCTGCTTCGTAGCTAGTGACGGAGAATGTTTGCGGGTTTATCAAGCTGTCATTGACGCTAGAACGTTACTAGCCGAAGTGTCGATCAGCGAGAGAAGAAGCAGGATGATGGATTCCATGGCCAGTCTCTCGACGGATATGTCATCGGATGATGGCGTCAGGCACTCCATTCACGACAGGATAAAAATAGTATCTCAACAATCGACCGCGAGACCAGGATGCGTTATACAGCTCGACGCTATTGCTGACGCTACTCACGATTGGCAGAACACGCAGTTCCTCCATGTCTTTCAAGAGCAATTAATCACGGGCGAGAGAAGCGACGAGAAGCAGCCTGGTATTGACACATCGGCCAATGATCTGGGACTCATGGAGTCCACGTTGGACGCTATGGTAGATCTGCAACAATCGACAATCTTCGAAGAGCCATTCTACATAGTGGTTCTTGAGCGTACGCAGCAGGGCACCACTGTGCATATGTGGCGATTGGTAATAGCATCGCAACCAGAAACTACCGGTTTGTCAGGCTCGATGATGTATGTGCCAGATTCTCATTTGGTTCAGGATGAAGACGATGAGGGAACGCCTGGTAGATTGAGCCACGCGGAAGGTAGACGCTCACGCAGACCCAGTCAAACCGGTGGCCGGAGTCGTCGCGAGAGTCAGGGTGATCTGGACTCGACGTTCTTGCCTCGTCGCCATCAAAACAGCCACGTCCTCATTACCACCACGAAAGTCTGCACGCAGGAATTGCCGTTGCCCGACGGTGTGGAGGTGATTCACGCCGCTCCCGCCGCGGGACATTTAAGTAGCTCCTCAATATATCCCGCCTGCTTTGCGCCATATATCATTGTGACGGCGTGCAGCGACAGCACTGTACGATTTTGGAAATGCAAAGTGACGAAGAGGCCGGACGAAAAGCTGGATTACGAATGGTGCGAGTGGGAGATGACCAGAAAAGACCAGGAATCCACTATTGATATCACCGGTCAGCCGTTGAACATAAGCGCGGCTTACAGCGGACGCATCGCTTGCGCCTATAAGTACGGAAAATCGTTTACGCGTCCGACGAAGAGCGATCCGGATTCGCGCTACGTGAATCTTTGTGTCGCTATATATGAATGCGAAAGCACAGGTGGCAGCGAATGGATCTTGGAAGACACGATTCATCTGAAGAATATTCATCTACCACGAATAGCGGTGGATCAGCACTTAGACCTTAGCTATTTGTACGACAGTAGATTCTTGCAGAAGAAGCAACGGCTTACTCAGGTGTTGCAGACCCTCAGTCACGAAGATATAAGATCCTCGAGAAACGGAGAGAATGGCGATTCCACGAAAGCTGGCCTGCTGGCGGTCCCGTCGTTCAGTACCCTGCAGTCTTTGCGGAAATCGATCATAGAGAATGGTAACACATGCCCGCTCACGCAGAAGCATCTGGTGCAACTCGACTGGGTATCTAAAGAGGACGGCTCGCATATTCTGACTGTGGGCGTCGGTTCCAAGATTATGCTATTCACTCCAGTGTGTTCGGATCTGGCGCAAGCTAACATGAAAGCAATGAAGGAATCCCAGAGTAATAACAGGCCGATATTGAGAAAGACTTCGTCACTGGCTCAGCCGCAATTCGTTGACGAGATCCGATGGATGAAATTGCGCAAAATCGAGCTGACGACGGCAGATGGTCTACCGCCACTACCCATGCAAATATCCTGGGTGCGAGACGGCATTCTGGTTGTCGGCATGGATTCCGAGATGCATGTGTACTCACAGTGGAAACCAAATCCGAAGAACGATTGTTTCCATTCGAATCTGCAGCATCAGGAGTCCGACGAGTTCCAAGCGAGTCGAAACTTGCGCGATGAGGATCTACGCACATTGGCGCACGAGACGTCCCAGAGACGACTGGCAAACGTGTCTTCCATGCCACATTTGTCGCGCGTTAGTAGTATCAATTTGACAATGCTGGATGCCAAGAAGAAGCGCGGTATACAGAACGAGAACTTGAGTTTCGACTACATGCCGGATTACGGATTGTTCGAAGCGTCGAGGATAGCCTGTCCGGTTTTACCGCAGTATCATCCTAAGCAGCTGATGGAACTATTAAATTCGGGTAAGATCAGATGGGTGAAGGCTATACTGGCGCATCTCGTCCGATGTATAGGTAGTTCCTGCAACTTGCGGGCCGACGACGAGAGTCTGGTGAAGCAGCGCGGTTGGTCCCGATCGAGAACGATGTCGGTGAGTTACATGGGTACAACATCGCCGCTGGAACCGAGAGGTTCGACTACGCAGATACCGGAGGAATTGACGCTGGATTACGCGGAGATTACATCCATCTCTCCACTCCCGTTATGGACTTTGTTGATGGCCGACAAAGAAACGAATTTACCGCATCAGCAGAACGAGGACAAGCACGATTACAACAAGCTATTCGACAGCAACTTGGATGAAGGAGAATCGTTGGACGATATGTTGGACGAAGATTATGAACGTTCGCGGCAAAAGGATAGACGATCCTCAGTGCCGGAGAGACAAGGAATATCTCACTTCGGTCCCAGACAAGGCAGACTGTTGTCGCGTCTCTTGACTCACACTCATCTCCCGGGACTCTCCAGTCTCGACCAAATGCATCTACTCGCCTTAGCGGATACCGTGTCTACGTGTAATGTCGATTTCGCGGAAAGATTCGCAATCGACGCGGCAAAGAACGCAATCGCCAAGGAGAATCTAACAGGCATTCCGGACGGCGAAACTGTGTCTACCGATTCGCTGGACGACTGCGGCCTCAGATTCCTCTTAGCAATGAAACATTACAATTATCTGATACGCTGCTTACCGTTGGCACAAAGAGCGCAATTCCAGAAGCAGGGTGTCGCGTCGAATAACCTCGTGTGGGCGTTTCATTCTGAATCCGAGGAGGAATTGTTGGGATTAATTCCGTCTTATGCCAAAGGTCAACCAAAGTGGTCTGTGCTGAAGGAACTTGGCGTAGGTTGGTGGATTAGGAGCAATACGGTGCTGAAGAAATGCATAGATAAAATAGCGAAGGCTGCGTTCCAGGATAAGCAAGATCCTTTAGACGCGGCTATCTATTACTTAgcaatgaaaaagaaaaatctagTGTGGGGTCTATTTAGGAATAAGCGAGACGAACGAATGACTGCCTTCTTCTCGAATAATTTCGCCGAGAATCGATGGAGAAAAGCGGCTCTGAAGAACGCTTTCGCTCTGCTTGGAAAGCAACGATTCGACCATGCGGCCGCGTTCTTTTTACTTGCTGGAGCTTTGAAGGATGCCATCGATGTATGCTTGAATAAACTGAACGATATCCAACTCGCGATGGTGATAGTTAGACTCTACGAGAATGATACGTCATCTCCTAATATGAGAAGATTATTGTACGAAGAAATCCTAGGTTGCGATAAAGATGGACAAAATCAAGATATGAGCAGAGCGCATCCTGATCCATTCTTGCGTAGCATGGCTCTGTGGATCTTGAAGGATCATTCTGGCTCTCTCAATACTTTGCTTTTGACCAACGTCGGTCATATGCATCCGCAGTATGACGATGAATCTGATAAGCCAGAAGGAACAACag caaACCCAAACGTTTTCAATTTCTACGTTTATCTTCGTACACATCCGTTATTAATCAGACAGTATATCGCGTCCACCGCGCAAGATAAGAAGAAAGGACACTCCGTAGTAATTTCGGGATTCAGTTATGGCACAGAGACAAAGAGACCAGATCAACCAGATAAACAGTTATTGTTAGAGGATAGTATTACACCATTGGAGAGACAACTGTATTTCACAACGGCACACGCACACTTTAAAGCTGGTTGTCCAGCTCTCGCTCTTGAAGTTTTATCTAAATTACCTAATAAAGTTATGGAAACAAATGGCGAAGATTCACCAA GCTTATTGAACAGTCCAAGTAAGGCCAGAGCTCAAGATGCTCAAATAGATACCGGTATTATTAATTGGGGAAATGAGTCGAATGCAGTAAACAATAAAG ATGCCGATGTAGATTGGGGTACGCCATCATTTGATTGGTCTCAAAGTAGCAACCGCGTGAAAGGagataaattagaattaaactGGGATGATGATGAGACGGGTGAAGCTGAGGACGCTGATAGTCCTCCCATGAGTATGAAACTTGACAAGAAAGAACAGGATAACTCGCATAAATCAGAAACTGATAACA aagacGTAGCAAAATCAGCTGGACAATTGGATATTATGGCGCAACAATTGAAATTTGTGGCATGCTTGAAAATCTTAATGGAAGAACTGTCCACGTTAGCGACAGGTTTTGAAGTAGACGGAGGTCAGCTACGATATCAACTATATGTATGGTTGGAACGAGAAGTAGACGCATTAAGACAACTTTGTAGCTACAGCACAAATGCAGACGGAGACATGAACAACGCAGCAGaat atgaaGGCGGCATGGTCGATGACGTGCCACCATATAAACCTGGCGAGCAGCCAACGTTACATCAAATACTGGTAGCGGAGAAGTTAGATTTTGAGGCTAAAGTACAGAGAGCTGCAAAGAGGAAGAAATGGTTGAAAg CTAACGAGACATTGTTGAGGACATTGTTATCGTATTGTTCATTGCACGGTGCATCGGGTGGCGGTTTAGCGTCAGTAAGAATGGAATTGGTACTCTTGCTACAGGAATTGCAACAAGAAAAGACTCAACAACAATTGCTCAGTCCTCTTCCTTTCCCCACTACACTACCTCTGTTAAGCGCCAGCGTCGCTTGCAACAAGACTGTCGTTGCTGATCCAGTTCGACATCTGCAG TCTCTCGCACATGATATGCTGCAGACCTTAGTAGAGCTACGCAATCCACCGATGCCTAACAGAAATACGCATTATTGCGAAGTATTCATCATGAGAGATTTAGCGGTAGCACTTAGCGCCTGTATTTATCAATCACTTTGCGATTCGGACACGTTCGTTATGAAACATCATCAGCCAGATAG TTTCCCGGTAGTCGCTGAGGTAGAAACGACGGGTGGTCATTTAGTAGCCTCAAACAGATATCATCGACGATATTCGACGGATGATGGTGTATGCATAACTACCTCACCTGCTAAATGGCCAGGCGTAACAAATTTGCGTGCGTTGTTAGCTCGGGAGAAAGACGAGGACACTCCGAAGCTGAATATTCTGCTCTGCGAAGCTTTCGTGGCGACATATATGAGTCTCTTTATTTACGCCATGTCGAGTTGCGACAGTCACATTTTATACAGACTAGTGGGACAACACTTCGATAACAATACATGGTCATCTCTTTTCGGCGGGGGAGTTAAGAAGCTACTGCGCGTAGCAAGCACGACTAATAATCAG gGCGGTACCACGATTAGTGTCGAGCGGACCGATAGTATGACCAGTGACATTCAAAGTACCGCCAGTGGTATGTGGAATACCATGACGTCGTTGACTAAACAACGTGTCAAGCTGAATATGAAACTATTAGGACAATTTACGGGTCAACAGCCAAATATGAAAGAAGATAAGCCTACATATAGAGAACAGTTTGTTTCGCCGCAAATGAGCATGATCTCCTATTTTCTCATGAAG CCACGCATAGAGACTGAATATGCTGATGAAATTGATTATGATTCTTCCGATTCTGCGGTATCTGACTTAGATTCTACAGACGATGAGGAAGATGTATTTGACACGGGTTCGAAACCAAAGAGTAAACCAAAGGATAATACAGAGCATAGTAATTCCAATTCGTATAGTTGGAGCGTAATGAGATTAGCAATAGttaaaatactgcaaaaacAATTACAAGATTTTATGACTGTTGCCGGTATAGAAATGCAag AATTACCTGTAAGTAGCCCGCTAATCCACGGTACTTTGGGCATTGTTGCTCTATGGCAAGAGTCTTTGCGCGAAGAATTGGAATTTAAAGGTCCACCCCCAGCGAATTACATACCGGGCTGTGCACCGGATCCTTCTCCCACGCCTGGAAAACCTGCTATTCATAAATATCGATCGTTATTAGAGAAAGGAAATACACCCTTTAA TACACGATTGGCATCCGCAGCGCCTACCAATCGTCTGTGGTGTTATTTAGTTAGACAGGAAATGGTTcaggatatttttattcgcgcaGTATTTGGTAAACGAAGATCCATGTCAACGATACTTGAAAGCAGTCAGTCAGTCGTTGACGGCGTACATCGTGGAACTGGAGAAGATAAGGGTAGTGATAGTGGCACTACAAGCTTACCAGAACCAGTCAGAATCATCCATAAGGAACAAGATAGCATCAGTGCCTTCTGTCTTAATCAG GTAAACCCAGGTTTAATGGCCCTTGCTACACCTCGGGAAGTACAAGAGATGAACATTTCCCTGCTCCTAGAACTTCCGTCGTGGTTGGAAGATGAATGCGAATTTGATATTATCAACTTGAATAAACAACCTGATCCAGAGCCTGTACCGCCAACCAGTTTCTTAGTTATACAG ACAGCAGCAGATCGTCCTTTGTTAGCGCAGAGTCCTCAGCAAAACAGTCCCCAAACCCACTCAGGTATAGCCAGTCAGAGTGGACGTGGCGCGAGCGTG ATGAAGGGGATGCCTGCTTTTCCTGGCTCCCACGACCTGCGTTTCTGTCAATTTGTTGCCGATAGGAGCAAACACTTGTTAAAGCCG ATCCTGAAGCATAAAATCGATGGAATCAGGAGAATCTCTTCCCATCCGCTTTTACCATTAT ACTTAACCGGATCGCAAGATGGTTCTGTATCGTTATGGGAGTGGGGACATCAGACGGCCGTCGCTACTCCAAGAGCACCTGGGACTTTTGCCAAAGTGACCCGCGTGCGATTCTCTCAGCACGGTAACAAGTTCGGCGTGGCTGATTCCGATGGCCAATTGAGTCTATTTCAAGTGGCCTGCCGAGAAGGAACGGCTCGACCATTCTTC ACTTACCAGTGCCACAGTAAAGTGACCTCAGACTTCGTCTTCCTTGGCGCATGCAGTCTTGTAGCTACCGCGGGTCACGGCTCGGAAGGACGGAACGTAGCATTATGGGATACGTTACTTCCGCAAAACAAATCTCTTGTACAAG GCTTCATGTGTCACGATCAGGGAGCCAGCGCCTTGATTCTGGCACCGCAGCATCAGCTGCTGATCAGCGGCGGCAAGAAAGGCGACATTAATATATTCGACGTACGACAACGGCAACAGAGGCAGAGATTCCAAGCGCACGAATCGGCTATCAAATGTCTGGCGCTCGATCCGCACGAAGAATTTTTCGTTAGTGGGGCAGGTGATGGTGATATTAAG ATATGGGGTTTGACCGTCCACTCTCTTCTCTACTCGTTTCCTAGTGAACATCCACGGTCTAGTTTCTTCAAAAACATAGGACAG GGCGTTACCCAGTTACATGTGGATTCTGCGGGTCGATTGTTTTCGTGTGGAGCAGATGGTTCGATGAAAGTCCGTCAACTGCCAGAACGCGATTGTGTAATACAAACGctttattag